Genomic window (Phacochoerus africanus isolate WHEZ1 chromosome 1, ROS_Pafr_v1, whole genome shotgun sequence):
AAGAGAGATGACTGTTCACAGAATAACCTGTGAACTTTCACCCCTCTGTATGGAAACTTGTTTCAGGGCCAAATCCTTGTAGCTGTCTTCTTGCCCCGGTCAGTGCCAGCCCTACTATTCACAACACTGCTGCTACCGAGGCCTAGGTATGTAAACGTTTAAggagttttttaaaagtcttttaacATCAAGCTAGGTTTTAAAAGAATTCAGATTCAGTTTGGTATAATTACAGGGTATTTTATGTGATTGTCTTCCATTTCTTACtgtgtaaatttattttaaagggttATCTTTTGCTTCGTAGGGAATTTCTAAGTAAAATCtttatacttgatttatagtAGAACGGGGAGAAAAATTGGATGGTAAAAAAGTATACTTCTTCAGTGTCCAAACTATTTCTAAATGATTTCTGGGCTTTATTCATTAACTAGGTACACCTGGGACAATTAATATTATTGACTGTTTTAACattgccttctttttattttgcaagCTAAGAAGAGATACCAGTGACCCTAAATAGTGGACGAAAacaggagtgttctaatttttttttggagggcgGGGGCACAAGGACCACTGTTTTAAAACTGCCATTTATTTGCCTTTCAAAATACTGTTATGTTTATGTGAAAATAATTAGAACATACACACTACAGTATGTATACAGGTATAGAAGCATTTAATTGCTACAACAGATATAGAAGtaaaataagatttcttttttgaaaaagttacACTGAGTTTGTAGTCAAATTCTAACTATAAAATGCGGatattttacctttctttcttcGGATAGGATCAATTCTTAAGAGCAGCCCCAGTAACTGGAGGAATGGGAGCGGTTTTGATGAGAAAAATGGgctggagagaaggagaaggattaggaaaaaacaaagaaggaaataaggaacCTATCCTAGTTGATTTTAAAACAGACCGAAAAGGTAagtttttagaatgttttttaaTGCGTCCTTTAACATTTAGGGTTTCATTACtgttatatattcttttgctATCAGTGACCTGGAACTGGAGGCACTCCTTACAGTATATACCAAGCTCTTTGTTAGGAAAAAAAGTTTCCCCCATTTTCAGAAGCTTATACAGCTGGAAACACTAATTTGAGCTTCAAGGGCAACCTTTGTTGTGTGCAGTATATGATTTAACTTTCAGTTAGATTTCATATGTCAAAAATGGAATTTACCATTTGTTTTCCCCTGACAGGGAAGGAACATATGCTTGTCTTTGTTTCTAGGATTTGAATCTCATTTCCTATTAGAGAGTGCTGTTTAGTCTTCATTTTCAAAACCCTTTTTGCATGTCCCTTTTTTTGAGCTCAGTAATTGAGTTCTGTTGGGTTGGGACTGGAGAGTAATAAACCAACTGCTGATAGttgtttcatttcttcccttGGAATAAGGTCCCCGGTAGAATCACTTGGGCTGCCTGTTTAAGCCtgatttttaaatactggaaaatttaaaactagAATTTGTTTTCCTTGTCTTTGCATTAACCTCAGTTTAACTTTGATTACAATTAAATTGCTGTCCTAATGAATTTGGACACCCACTATCCCGGaccaaattatgtattttttaaaaggttttgttaTTAGAATTTCTACATTGTCACCCACAAAGAATACTGTGTTGCCATTTTATTCCATTTGGAGGGAATTCATTGTAATCCTGATAATCAAAAGCAGGCTGGAAATAGCACAAGAACATCCTAATGTGGCATTacttcaaacttttaaattagGAGAAGACACTGTACTGATTGTCACATTGACATTATACTGCTTTATCTAAGTTGAATGGATTCTTTGGGGTTTATTGGAAGAAAACATCTGGATGCATTGCGTAATTTGAGGCAGTAGTCTTTTTGGAATTGTGCAGTGTTGCATCCATGTTGGCCTAGGTTTGGGAAAGCATAGTGGCAGAATTGGCAAAGAACTGGTTGAAGAATTCACCCTAAGATAAATGGAAAGTATTACTTGTTGGATGGTAATAGAGCTAGACTTCTTTTGGAAAGTGAGGCTGAGTCTATCTCTTGAGTACATCTCATATCTGAAGTCAGAAAGGGCTTGTTTCCCGAGGAAAAAACGGGTCCATTTACCCATGAgagagcctttctttcttttttaaactttgttttggTCTAAAATCCTCACCTTTTGGAGAACATACTTTTAAActaagcctcattttttttttttttttaaagggatggaAAACCTTTAGAAATCATCTGCAACTAGCCACCAGTATTTAAACTTGcaaagaaacagacccacagttGTTGATAATTATGACAATTTATATGTGTATTCACATATTAAATTCTTGTATTTttggaacattttaattttgcagTTTCCAATATTGAGATATATGAATACAAAATAGAGATTTATATATTGAAAGGGCAAAATAGAAACCAAGGTTTATATAGAAGTCAAGGGTAGTGGTGGGTGTTAAATATTGTATTTGAAGCCATGGAACCAATTCAGGTTCCTACATAGAGGGAGTGGTTGTTTTGCCTTATTACAGTTTTAAATGCTGGGTCGAGATTCATTCAGTGAACATTGCATAAATGTTCAAtgaataaattgaaatttttttcttttttttaaggtcttgTTGCAGTAGGAGAAAGAGCACAAAAGAGGTCTGGAAACTTCTCTGCTGCCATGAAAGATCTGTCAGGTGAGAGTACACTTTTGAACATCCTCCTGTCCCACCCGCTCTTTGAATTCATAATTTGTCGCCACAGGTGTGGAGATAATTAATAAccgttttttttcttctgtataggCAAACATCCTGTGTCTGCCTTGATGGAAATCTGTAATAAGAGAAGGTGGCAACCACCTGAATTTCTCCTGGTCCATGATAGTGGCCCTGATCATcgcaaacattttctctttagGGTAAATATGAATTTCTGCATTAATTGTATACATTTATTAGTTTTATGACTTAATGTTAGAGGGTGAGGGGTAAGCATCATATGATCACAGGATTAATGTTTGCGGGTtgggaatgtgtatatgtgtgggtaGAGtggtggcattttaaaaaatgacctgttgattttttaaaaaaatgttggaggGAAAGATGTGGGCAAAATTTGATGAATAATTTGTTAATCCTTTCTAGTGGAACATGGGGGGAATTAAGTAGTTTTTATCAGgcttttccccccaccccttcaatTTGGAGACCTGCACTTAATTTGCAGTCTCTTTTCCGAAATGATTTGCTTCTTTGGGGGTTGAGATTAATTTGCTTTATTACATAGTATGGGtgttatatttttgtaaattactTTTCTAgcatttagtgaaaaaaatacaaagctaATAGATATTAAAGTTTGATGCTGTTCTTATTGTATGTTTTTCTTGAATAGGTATTGAGAAATGGAAGCCCTTACCAGCCCAATTGTATGTTTTTCTTGAATAGGTATTGATAAATGGAAGCGCTTACCAGCCCAGCTTTGCCAGCCCTAATAAGAAGCATGCTAAAGCCACAGCAGCTACTGTGGTTCTTCAAGCAATGGGCCTTGTACCAAAGGACCTCATGGCTAATGCCACTTGCTTCAGGAGTGCCTCACGTAGATAGATTGAGGTTTTATATTAATCATTTCAGATAATTTTACTCTGCATCAAAATGTATTTCCTCTTTAATGTTGTAAATATTTGGCAATTTAAGACATTGTGTAAAAAGCAATCTGTACAAACATCTCCAGGCTTTGATTTTTGTACCATGGAAATTGTATTTAACCATACAGGGTTTTGGTATGTTTATATTGTTTACCTTAGTGATGTATTTGTTTAAGTGGCTAACATCCAAACGATTGTTTGAAGGCATCCGTAATCTTCAGTGTGGAATGTTAAATAACGCTTTTATACTGTATTTTGTACTATGATGTAACTCCCCTTCCTTATGGCTAGGCTGCTGTAACACTTGCCTGTAATCAGTGAAGGGCTGTGCACCTTGTACTAGTTCCCAATGGGTTCTGCTGGACAGATACTGGGCCAGTGTTATTGAGGTAATCAAGCAAGATCTGTTCCACAGGGCTAATGCCACCATCTCCCCTTTAAAATTTTGTAgaggttgtaaaaagaaaaaaaagaaaaaaaaaaaaaggaagtggtatGTTGTGTGATGATCAGCACTAAGTCCTGCGTTTCTGTCAAAGCCACTTGGGCCATGAATGAGAAGGGAGTCAAAATGAAGTCTGACTAGAATTCTACTGCAGAGGCCAAGTACATTTAGTATGGCATTGAGTTGTGATATAGTCTTACTTTGATGTGCATTTTGAATTTCAGCTACACCTAGGTAGACgtaaaatgataattaaaatgcTGTAACCATCTTACCTAATAAAATCGGCACCCAGCCACTATTTTGTTGACTATGAGAAAGTTTAAGTTTATGTTAATTTTTAGGGTCTGATAGAATATTTCATGTGTATTACAGTGGTATTCATATGCTATGTCtctaaactttattttcaaaagcttAAGGCCCAAATATAAACGTCTCTGGAATAAATGTGgtgttttattttctggattACAAAGTGAACACATAACTTCTTCACTACTGTTACTTCTTTTCCCAGTGCTTTCGATTTCTAAACACTTTTATTTAAGAAagttgaattatatatatatatatacacacacacacacacacacacacaaaatacctaCAGGAACGTATTAAATACTACTTTATCATGACAGCTGAGCATTCTTTACAACTCTTAACACTATTCTGTGTGTAATACAAAATGCCCATATCTGAATTAACATGCaattaaaaacaagttttaatgtattttgagaATAGAGGAATTGTAAACAGATAGGAAAACAACTAAACTGGAAGCATCAACAATCGGCTCAGTGGATACCGTCTACATTTGTTTTCTACCTTTATAAAACTGGAACTTGCTAATGATCCTAAGTAAACTGATGAAGGTAATAGTTTGGCCCTGATGCTATTAGTTGCAACACCATAATTCCTACTAAGCCTCAATTTCCACTCGTTAGGAAACACTTGAGTTTTTCTACCCAGTTTATAATTAAGTTATATGGATCTAGGAATTTTCATTCAAGTTATCTGAAGTTTTAAAAGAGTTATCTTCATATCTGAATACCTAATcaaaacagtaaaaaacaaaatgttgatttttaaacCTTAATCCTGCTTAGTGAATGTAATAAAAGCTATTGTAAAAAGTTAACTATTTGTAAACATCTGAATATTTTTAGTTATATTCTTTTTAACTTCCAAAGTGAACTTTAAAGCCAAAGGTATAAGAATCTTGAATTTCCTTGCTAGAAgcctttttttcctcaaagattCCTTTTAGGCTTACTTTGGTGTTCAGGATCTCCAGTTATACATGCAGTCACTCATTTCCACATGCCGTAAAGAGGATTTCCCCAGTACTGGTGTTTGACTCAGATGGTCCAGGGTTTTAGGATGCAATCCACAGTTGGAAAGCTCCTCAAGGACAGCCTCCTGTGGAAATTTGTATGCAAGTCAGTAAAAAAGCATCAGTCTTTGAacactgaagaattttaaaaattaccatggGGATTTTGACAAATGGATGTCTTGTATAAGGTAAGGGCAATTCATCATGATCAACAGAGGTCACCCTAAGCATTTTTACATACAGCATTCAAAAATAGTAACTTGGGTTATTTTTACAAGTCTGGCAAACTAATAAAAATAGCCAATTTCGAAGGTCTCTTGCTCTCTAAATGAAAACTTACACGTGTCCAAAAAGTAAAGGCAAATATggttaaataaatacacataaataaaggAATCATAAAGTTCCAGCTCTGAGAGGACAATAAAAATAACTTGCCTTTTGTTTGAGAAGCTCTGTAGTCAGTGTTGAATACAACAGCCTGAATTGATAAAATGTACCTTACAACAAAAAGATACAGTCATTATCCATTCCTCttggtgaattttgtttttttggccatgcccagggtctggaagttcctgggccggaaACTGAACCTGCATAACAGCACTGTAGcactgagctgctacagtgacaacaccagacccttaaccctgtgccacaagagaatacCTCCTCTAGTAATTTCAATTGGTATTATGAGGTAGAGTTTAATAACTTAAAAACACTAGTTTGGCTCATAATCATTCACTTACTTCCTCGATTTAGTTTGAGGCAACTACATCTATTTACAGCCGTCTACTTACCCTATCCAGTACTTTATCAGTTGGTAGACAGGTATTAAATACAGCAGTTGGCTCATGCGTATACAGTCCTGCAGAAAATGACCCACTCTGTGAAGATTTGAGCAGCATGGTCACGGAATGTAGAGAATGAGGCATGACTGGACCTGTAATCTCCAAACTAAACTGATCTTTGTATCCAGAAAGAGCTTGTGTCTTCACATTTACACTTCgtgccttaaaaaaatttttaagaaaattatggtCACCAATCTCTCAAGCTTTTGTCCCTAGCTGAAAATGTGATCAGTAACTTCTCATTTGGGTTTTCCTCTCTAACAGCTTGGGAACAAAAGTAGTTCCtgagacagaatgagaaaaaaatgtttagtaatTCTCAGTTTCCAGCATGCTCTCTAAATTAGGAGATTGTTAATTGAAGTGTTAGTTCTAGAGAACATAGTTGTTTAACATGATATCCTTTCTGATTTACTAATGTACTTTCCATGCAGAattctgggaaaataaaaattcgATTCTGTTGCTACAACATTCAGTATTTCATATTTACATGTGTAGTTTTTTCAGCAGTATGGATATTTTCACTTATCTATGATCCAGTTTTTGAGACCGTCCCCTAGAGTTTAACATAACATTCTTGGCTCTGTTCTTAACACTGgttaagaaatgaaacaaaatacgaTTAAGCAATTTTTCCTTATGGCAATAATTCAAATgtaacatttcatataaatatattttcatataagtCCTTTGATATAACTTTATatcaaggaatttttttcctgggaggaaaagaaaaacaatacacaaaatgtaaaaatgttagGAGTTACTGAAAACAAATCAAGAATTTATCCtaccagaaaaggaaaagcaagtctGTAAAGGCTTAGTTATGAGTATTAGTgtagaatctttttttccccttttattacCTTAAGCATTTGCATTGTGGCCCCTCGGAAAGCTATAGGGGATAAGAGGGTTGGTGGAAGTCCTGCCTGTGGACCTGAGGAAGCAACTAAACTCTTGCAGTTGATTAAAAAATTGAGCAATGTGAAGGTGTTCATTCCCTTTACCAACACAACAGACTCGGGTCTGTGATCCATCTGTACTTCATGTTTCTCTTGACGCCTGAAGATGACAATCAAGGAATTGCACACGCAAGTCCCACACTAACAAGAAAAGCAGCTACCTTAATCCTGAATCACCTGACACTTTTTTTCATCCCAAACTGGAAATGCCCTTACCAGTCCTTTTGACTGTAATTATAAGGCATCTGTATAAATCAAAATGATTTATGACCATTTTGAATTTGCTAGAAATAGATACCTACAAAAACTAATTTCCTCTCTTGTCAAAAATATGTTCCATTCCCCCAACTGAACCAAAACAGAATgttttcatgtaaaaaaaaatagtttaataattGTGGTTTATTGGTACTTAaggatttgtttttttagggatttgtctttttaatgtcaTGATGGAGAAtcctttttaatatgattttaaagataatttgagATTACAGTCTAACAAAACTGCCAGTTACTATTACATTGCTCACTAACTTAATTCAATGAAAATCAATTCTGGTTAACGGCAACTGAAAGGATACAGCTTGATAGAAAGTACAtctggttttttaattttatcttgcACACCCATCTCTTCCAGCCAGGAAAAACTTTCTTCTTCATCCTCATCGCTGACTGCTTGCCCCCTAGGAAATTGCTATAGTTAGTTAGGGTCTGCATTTCATaaagatgtttctttttcaaaactacTGAATCCATTAAGTCACCAGATGATGTAAAAAGGTTGTTTTAAGCACATACTCCCCATGTCCTAAGCCTGTTCCAGATGCCTCCTTCTTCTCATggccattttcttttattaaaggcAGAGAAAATTCAATACCtacacaaggaaagaaaaatgtaactgaGTTTTAATATAACCTAAAAGAATTTAATAGGCGTGCCGGGAGAATACgatatttaaaaatgagtttttaggagttctcgttgtggcgcagtggttaacgaatccgactaggaaccatgaggttgtgggttcggtccctgcccttgctcagtgggttgacgatccggcgttgccgtgagctgtggtgtaggttgcagacgcggctcggatcccgcgttgctgtggctctggcgtaggccggtggctacagctccgattcgacccctagcctgggaacctccatatgccgcaggtgcggcccaagaaataacaacaacaacaacaaaaaaaaaaagacaaaaaaaaatgagtttttatgagttccctttgcggctcagtggttaacgaatccaactaggacacatgaagttgcgggttagatccctggccttgctcagtgggttaagtaaggatccggcattgctgtgagctgtggtgtaggttgcagacaaggctcggatcccaagatgctatggctctggcgtaggccgggggctgcagctctgattagactcctagcctgggaagctccatatgcttcgggaccggccctagaaaaggcaagaaaaaaaaaaaagaaaaaaaatgagtttttacaCTTGATCTATTAAAGCAGATCACTTTCATACTGTCTTGACAGCAGCTCACGACACACACATATCTCCTTGAAACACAAGGTTTTTAGGAAACAATACACATTCTCACGACAGGTGGTACCCTTTCATCAAGTATATTCtactcactttcattttttttaaagtgttgaatAAGCACACTAAGTAGATTTCATAATCCACTAATGAGTTGACCCAGTTTAAAGACCATGTTATTGAAAGGGGAAAGGTTACTTGTActataaaaaaatttctatagGAGTATACGCAGATTAGGATTTTCCAGCTCAATATATGTTTGAAGATTGGAGAAGGAACATCGCTACCTTAAAGCTATGTATAAAGGACAGCTTAATTAAATGCCAAAAAactaattcttaaaataattagataaaaCTAGTAAAAGACATTTCAAATTTTAGCTTTTAAGGAAAGTGTTTACTATATAGTGTGgtattttcactttaaatgtATAGTTTTACCTTCGGTTTTCATAGCTTCTCTGATACCTCTAGTGGTAGGAGATACAAGGGCTGTCATGACATCATTTCCTGCTAATCCTGCTGCACGGAACAGGATAGTAAACTGATAGGTACAAACGTAGAAATAGGGGCAAAGTTTTGTCTTCAGCAGATTATATAGAGAAGTTAAGCTCACAGACCTATGaagcaaaaaatttttctttaagtattactaaatatttaacttaacatctaaaatttaattttgtataatttaatcTGATGTCTGATTTAAAACACAAACATTACAGACAATGGTTTGACTTTTTGCCATGACACAGAACTTGGCTTTTTAAAGGACTGAAATTGGTCATGGGACTCACTGATgacttaaaaatttctttttttgaaatgctGTGAACTTTTTATTTAACTATAACTACATAGCACAAGTCATAAGTTTATCACTTTGTGAATTTTCACAGACTGAATACACTGATGATCAGCACCCAGGTTAAGAAAAGATCCTTGGAATTCcgatcgtggctcagtggtaacaaatccgactgtatccatgaggatgcaggtttgatccctggggtcgctcagtgggttaaggatccgacaatgccatgagctgtgatgtaggtcacagacgtggcttggatctgacgttgccgtggctgtgctgcaggctggtagctacggctgattcaacccccagcctgggaacttccataagccgcaagtgtggccctaaaaagccaaaaaaaaaaaagaggaattacgTCTACATATTTAACACACACTTATATACATGGCCAGAACTACATAAAGAGTGAGAGAATAAGGgctgaaaaagtaaataatttacaTGTTGGTTATTaacagtttaaataaaataattccctcTACTACTACACACCTCTAAGTCATAAATAAGAAGAGAACACTGCTAAAATGAAAATTCACTCTTTGGTTGCacaagtttttgggtttttttttttgtttttatactaaTCTTACCAGTCACTCAGTAAATTGTGTTGCAGGGTTTCATCATTTGACCAAGGGTTTGCCTTTCCAGCCATTTTTCTGTCAGCTCCAATACGAGGGAACAGTGGGAGCCATGGGAAGGCAGGGTGGATCCAATAAATAAGGCTCTGCTGGAAGGCACAACGGAGCTCAGTGCAGAGTTTGGGATCCTAAAATCCAGGGAGGATATTGGACAGTTTTTTCCCCATTAGTAACagagaatttaattaaaaagacacTGAATATACCAAACACTATTCTCAGAATCTCTGCTGCTTCTTATAGGAACACGTTAATAACTGTTGCAGGGgctaaaatgtaatttattattgTTTAGGAAAAGGGGCCTTACTTGCCAGCAATTAGTCTGTTAAACCACATATCAGAAGGAGCACTCAGACATAGACGGAATACTTGCCTGCCTCTACCATCCTCTTAACAATGACTGCCTCTTTTTATCAGGAGGGCAatggtgtgtgtttgggggggtaTGTGTGTAGGTAACACTATGTTCAACCCCCTTCCCTCACTACATTGTTTCAAAAGGAGCCAGTAAAACCCGATACTGTGAATCACCAATCATCCCCATCTATTTATTGAGAAAGACATACCAGGCCCTCTTTCGGAAAATCTCTTTTAAGTTAATTTGAGGTGATGAGCTGCCTGAAAGTAATGCAATTATATTACTTTAAAACCAttctaggaagttcccactgtagctcagtggtaacgggccccactagtatccatgaggatgtgggtttgatccacggccttgctctgtgggttaaggatctggcatggccacgagctgtggggtaagttgcagacatggctcggatcccacactgctgtggctgtggccagcagctgtagccccgatttgaccccccagccaggaaacttccatatgctgcaggtgcggtcctaaaagcaaaaatagaataaaataaagccattctAGATCTAGCTCACTGACTCTAAATTTCAACAGACTATCACCCAGGTCATAAGAATTAGtgtgttaaaaaaatacatatacattatgtgagaaaatcagtaaaataacCAATCAGTTTTTGCAATCCTATTCCTcaattgcttttcatttctttttcatttttcattcttttcatttctttttcattttcattttctttctcaaaaggcCTTAGAAAACAATGGTTTAGTTCAAGCAACTCTTGCCTGCCAACAATGAATAATAGTCAGAACAGGTCTATAAATTTAATGGGCAGCTACTGAATCTGATTTTTGAAACTGTATGAAAGCATcatttgggaaataaaatattttccaagttctTGTGTTTTTAAATGTCAACAGAAAAACTTAATGGAAAGAAATATCTCTGCTGTTTCGCAGAGAAGTACACTGTACACTTaatttgttactttatttttaacttttttttttttttggtctttttgtcttttctagggccgctcctgtggcatatggaggttcccaggctaggggtctaatcggagctgtagccactggcctatgccagagccacagcaatgcgggatctgagccgcatctgcaacctacaccacagctcacggcaacgccagatcaaggccagggattgaacctgaaacctcatggttcccagttggattcgttaaccactgcgccacaacaggaactcccttaaattgtTACTTTAAAACACAGCTGTTttccttgtgatggaacatgatagaggataatgtgagaaaaagaatgactacctctatgtatgactgggtcactctgctgtgcagcagaaattaacagaacattgaaaaccaactataacaaaaaaaataaaactctttaaaaaaataaaaaataaaacatggctgTTTCCTTTCAGTTACCTGAATACTTTGAGGCAAAGTGACTTCTGTTGCCCTACAATGCTGGATGACACCTTGAGCCTCTTCCTGTGCTTTCAAATGATCTGCCCAGGTAAAGGGTTGAGAAGAGGTAAAAAGGAGTCGAGTTTTAATACTCCAGTCCACAGGTAACTCAGTACTTTCTGAGGATGGAATATCAGATTCGGAGAATGATACATGAGGAATctttcagaaaacaaagaaaacaaaacttagaAAAAGGGTACCAAGAAAGAAGCCCTTCCATCTATAAAATTAATCAACTAAAATACAATCCGTGAAACTTCAAAATGTTATGTATTATACAATAAATAACATTGAAAATACACTCACACTGTGAAGAGGTATGGAAACAATAAACCTTTAACACTGCTTACCTCTGGAAAatgggattttttgttgttgttggggggtGGTACTGGAtgcacagttttcattttttagtttattatagTTCTATATAGTTTAGTTACAAGAGACAAGTACTATTTTCAtaatcatcattttttaaaaaatccactatAAAATAGTATTATCAAAGCAGAAATCTTCcaagtattttttcttaattttttaaatctttgtggctgcaccctcagcatgtggaggttcctgggctagggatcaaacctgcgcctctgcagctGCTCGAGccgctgtagttggattcttaacccactgcaccacatcgggaactcctccaagtattttttaaaaactatccttTAAGCTTCTAAAACTCTGGAACCAGGGCAAAGCTGCTCTTGCAGGTAACTTAGGTTGGGTTCCAGGAGGCCATATTTAAGATGCATTTCCCAACCTCAAATATTCCTCCCCAACTGTTTTGCTGTCAAATCAGTATTCTCCACATTACAGTGATTCTCTTAGatgacattattaaaaaaaataataaggaagagGAGGCAGTTTCCAAGAGACCCTGTGAAGACCATTTATTTGCAAGGAAAGGAGACTGGGTCTTGGGGAACTCTTCTTGTCTGCTCCCATTAGGACAAACTATGTATTTGTTAAAGTATCATGAAAGTAGCTGAGGAACGGAATCAAGAAgagtgttttgggagttccctttgtggctcagccattaacgaatccaactatgatCCAGGAGgatgcctgtttgatccctggcccagctcaagggggt
Coding sequences:
- the DONSON gene encoding protein downstream neighbor of Son isoform X3; amino-acid sequence: MALSVPGYSPSFKRPPETLRLRRKRGRSLGAAPPPKERPEQTTRRAALAAGLPLRPFPAAAASRGGGAPAAARRNPFARLDNRPRAASEPPDGPPRSQQEAPGPRLDSNQENDLLWEEKFSERRAISEFLQIPHVSFSESDIPSSESTELPVDWSIKTRLLFTSSQPFTWADHLKAQEEAQGVIQHCRATEVTLPQSIQDPKLCTELRCAFQQSLIYWIHPAFPWLPLFPRIGADRKMAGKANPWSNDETLQHNLLSDWSVSLTSLYNLLKTKLCPYFYVCTYQFTILFRAAGLAGNDVMTALVSPTTRGIREAMKTEGIEFSLPLIKENGHEKKEASGTGLGHGEGQAVSDEDEEESFSWLEEMGVQDKIKKPDVLSIKLRQEKHEVQMDHRPESVVLARSVNVKTQALSGYKDQFSLEITGPVMPHSLHSVTMLLKSSQSGSFSAGLYTHEPTAVFNTCLPTDKVLDREAVLEELSNCGLHPKTLDHLSQTPVLGKSSLRHVEMSDCMYNWRS
- the DONSON gene encoding protein downstream neighbor of Son isoform X2, translating into MALSVPGYSPSFKRPPETLRLRRKRGRSLGAAPPPKERPEQTTRRAALAAGLPLRPFPAAAASRGGGAPAAARRNPFARLDNRPRAASEPPDGPPRSQQEAPGPRLDSNQENDLLWEEKFSERRAISEFLQIPHVSFSESDIPSSESTELPVDWSIKTRLLFTSSQPFTWADHLKAQEEAQGVIQHCRATEVTLPQSIQDPKLCTELRCAFQQSLIYWIHPAFPWLPLFPRIGADRKMAGKANPWSNDETLQHNLLSDWSVSLTSLYNLLKTKLCPYFYVCTYQFTILFRAAGLAGNDVMTALVSPTTRGIREAMKTEGIEFSLPLIKENGHEKKEASGTGLGHGEGQAVSDEDEEESFSWLEEMGVQDKIKKPDVLSIKLRQEKHEVQMDHRPESVVLVKGMNTFTLLNFLINCKSLVASSGPQAGLPPTLLSPIAFRGATMQMLKARSVNVKTQALSGYKDQFSLEITGPVMPHSLHSVTMLLKSSQSGSFSAGLYTHEPTAVFNTCLPTDKVLDRVHFINSGCCIQH
- the DONSON gene encoding protein downstream neighbor of Son isoform X1 gives rise to the protein MALSVPGYSPSFKRPPETLRLRRKRGRSLGAAPPPKERPEQTTRRAALAAGLPLRPFPAAAASRGGGAPAAARRNPFARLDNRPRAASEPPDGPPRSQQEAPGPRLDSNQENDLLWEEKFSERRAISEFLQIPHVSFSESDIPSSESTELPVDWSIKTRLLFTSSQPFTWADHLKAQEEAQGVIQHCRATEVTLPQSIQDPKLCTELRCAFQQSLIYWIHPAFPWLPLFPRIGADRKMAGKANPWSNDETLQHNLLSDWSVSLTSLYNLLKTKLCPYFYVCTYQFTILFRAAGLAGNDVMTALVSPTTRGIREAMKTEGIEFSLPLIKENGHEKKEASGTGLGHGEGQAVSDEDEEESFSWLEEMGVQDKIKKPDVLSIKLRQEKHEVQMDHRPESVVLVKGMNTFTLLNFLINCKSLVASSGPQAGLPPTLLSPIAFRGATMQMLKARSVNVKTQALSGYKDQFSLEITGPVMPHSLHSVTMLLKSSQSGSFSAGLYTHEPTAVFNTCLPTDKVLDREAVLEELSNCGLHPKTLDHLSQTPVLGKSSLRHVEMSDCMYNWRS